In Drosophila subpulchrella strain 33 F10 #4 breed RU33 chromosome 3R, RU_Dsub_v1.1 Primary Assembly, whole genome shotgun sequence, the following are encoded in one genomic region:
- the LOC119560967 gene encoding protein glass isoform X1 — protein MGLLYKGSKLLNIILDSLEDQEGGAMYISCDVSNGGPVEPETGYVPNNPLFGLALDSPQQECAASCVGCLSCQGSTALPISSLTSSDFDCGGCFDPTIGVGVGIGGGHIQISTTPPASSGNGSSNNGAGGGSSGNHGYWSTDEMASTFPGLPPLDIDPLPSLFPFSPCGASYNFAAGNPHQASLSYTVHPHQMLISPNSHNHGQMHSQHQQHQQQSQNQASHVGNSVLQSSGGNNMGSNGGGSSGAGNQAACYYETGAGTAAPPPPPAAAMYPSMSVNVSMNMTMHHGYGAGDASGVPMQCSQMNWTPPSNSSSAAAAAAAVNVLYPPLLSPGHYPASATYSFTADFRAPAPTGLGSLPPLTVGEKESPSPPANSALGGYYPTGVSNQGYTPPHKSPSSYHQAAALGLSLSAFEDEEDSNEDLDGDEGSSGGEMKPNLCRLCGKTYARPSTLKTHLRTHSGERPYRCPDCNKSFSQAANLTAHVRTHTGQKPFRCPICDRRFSQSSSVTTHMRTHSGERPYRCSSCKKSFSDSSTLTKHLRIHSGEKPYQCKLCLLRFSQSGNLNRHMRVHGNNNSNNGSNGGTGVGGESSGGSGSGGGNSLLT, from the exons ATGGGATTGTTATATAAGGGTTCCAAACTCCTGAACATAATTCTGG ATTCCCTGGAAGATCAAGAGGGTGGAGCTATGTACATATCGTGCGATGTCTCAAACGGCGGTCCTGTGGAACCAGAGACGGGCTATGTGCCCAACAATCCCCTGTTCGGCTTGGCGCTGGACAGCCCGCAG CAGGAGTGCGCCGCTTCCTGCGTCGGCTGTTTATCCTGCCAGGGCAGCACCGCCCTGCCCATCTCTTCGCTCACCAGCAGCGACTTCGACTGCGGCGGCTGCTTCGATCCCACGATCGGAGTGGGCGTGGGCATCGGTGGCGGCCACATCCAGATCAGCACCACACCGCCGGCGAGCAGCGGCAACGGGAGCAGCAACAACGGTGCTGGAGGAGGTTCCTCCGGGAATCACGGCTACTGGAGCACCGACGAGATGGCCTCCACGTTCCCCGGCCTGCCGCCGCTGGACATTGATCCGCTGCCCAGCCTCTTCCCCTTCTCGCCCTGCGGCGCCTCCTACAATTTCGCCGCCGGCAATCCGCACCAGGCTTCGCTCTCCTACACGGTCCATCCCCACCAGATGCTCATCTCACCCAATTCCCACAACCATGGCCAGATGCATTCGCAGCACCaacagcaccagcagcagtcCCAAAACCAGGCATCGCACGTCGGCAACTCGGTCCTCCAGAGCAGTGGTGGCAACAACATGGGCAGCAATGGAGGAGGCTCCAGTGGAGCGGGTAATCAAGCTGCCTGCTACTACGAGACGGGGGCAGGAACCGCTGCACCACCTCCCCCGCCGGCGGCTGCCATGTATCCCAGCATGAGTGTGAATGTCAGCATGAACATGACCATGCATCATGGTTATGGGGCCGGGGATGCCAGTGGAGTGCCGATGCAGTGCTCCCAGATGAACTGGACGCCACCGAGCAACTCCTCctcggcggcagcagcagcggcggcggtgAATGTTCTCTATCCACCGCTCCTGAGTCCCGGTCACTATCCCGCCTCGGCCACGTACTCCTTTACGGCGGATTTCCGTGCGCCGGCTCCCACGGGCTTGGGTTCCTTGCCACCGCTGACGGTGGGCGAAAAGGAGTCGCCATCGCCGCCGGCCAACTCCGCCTTGGGTGGCTACTATCCCACGGGCGTGAGCAATCAGGGATACACGCCACCACACAAGAGTCCCAGCAGCTACCACCAGGCGGCGGCATTGGGATTAAGTCTGTCCGCCTTTGAGGATGAGGAGGACAGCAACGAGGATCTGGACGGGGACGAGGGCAGCAGTGGCGGCGAGATGAAACCCAATCTGTGCCGTCTGTGCGGCAAGACGTACGCCCGACCCAGCACGCTCAAGACCCACCTGAGGACCCATTCCGGCGAAAGACCCTATCGATGCCCCGACTGCAACAAGAGCTTCTCCCAGGCCGCCAACCTGACGGCCCATGTACGCACACACACTGGCCAGAAGCCGTTCCGATGCCCCATCTGCGACCGGAGATTCTCGCAGAGCTCCAGCGTCACCACGCACATGCGCACCCACTCCGGCGAACGACCCTACCGCTGCTCCTCCTGCAAGAAGTCCTTCTCGGACAGCAGCACTCTCACCAAGCACCTGCGAATCCACAGCGGCGAGAAGCCCTATCAGTGCAAGCTCTGCCTGCTCAG GTTCTCGCAGTCGGGAAATCTCAATCGGCACATGCGCGTccacggcaacaacaacagcaacaatggCAGCAATGGTGGAACCGGAGTTGGGGGCGAGTCCTCCGGCGGAAGCGGCAGTGGGGGTGGCAACAGCCTCCTCACATGA
- the LOC119560967 gene encoding protein glass isoform X2 — translation MGLLYKGSKLLNIILDSLEDQEGGAMYISCDVSNGGPVEPETGYVPNNPLFGLALDSPQECAASCVGCLSCQGSTALPISSLTSSDFDCGGCFDPTIGVGVGIGGGHIQISTTPPASSGNGSSNNGAGGGSSGNHGYWSTDEMASTFPGLPPLDIDPLPSLFPFSPCGASYNFAAGNPHQASLSYTVHPHQMLISPNSHNHGQMHSQHQQHQQQSQNQASHVGNSVLQSSGGNNMGSNGGGSSGAGNQAACYYETGAGTAAPPPPPAAAMYPSMSVNVSMNMTMHHGYGAGDASGVPMQCSQMNWTPPSNSSSAAAAAAAVNVLYPPLLSPGHYPASATYSFTADFRAPAPTGLGSLPPLTVGEKESPSPPANSALGGYYPTGVSNQGYTPPHKSPSSYHQAAALGLSLSAFEDEEDSNEDLDGDEGSSGGEMKPNLCRLCGKTYARPSTLKTHLRTHSGERPYRCPDCNKSFSQAANLTAHVRTHTGQKPFRCPICDRRFSQSSSVTTHMRTHSGERPYRCSSCKKSFSDSSTLTKHLRIHSGEKPYQCKLCLLRFSQSGNLNRHMRVHGNNNSNNGSNGGTGVGGESSGGSGSGGGNSLLT, via the exons ATGGGATTGTTATATAAGGGTTCCAAACTCCTGAACATAATTCTGG ATTCCCTGGAAGATCAAGAGGGTGGAGCTATGTACATATCGTGCGATGTCTCAAACGGCGGTCCTGTGGAACCAGAGACGGGCTATGTGCCCAACAATCCCCTGTTCGGCTTGGCGCTGGACAGCCCGCAG GAGTGCGCCGCTTCCTGCGTCGGCTGTTTATCCTGCCAGGGCAGCACCGCCCTGCCCATCTCTTCGCTCACCAGCAGCGACTTCGACTGCGGCGGCTGCTTCGATCCCACGATCGGAGTGGGCGTGGGCATCGGTGGCGGCCACATCCAGATCAGCACCACACCGCCGGCGAGCAGCGGCAACGGGAGCAGCAACAACGGTGCTGGAGGAGGTTCCTCCGGGAATCACGGCTACTGGAGCACCGACGAGATGGCCTCCACGTTCCCCGGCCTGCCGCCGCTGGACATTGATCCGCTGCCCAGCCTCTTCCCCTTCTCGCCCTGCGGCGCCTCCTACAATTTCGCCGCCGGCAATCCGCACCAGGCTTCGCTCTCCTACACGGTCCATCCCCACCAGATGCTCATCTCACCCAATTCCCACAACCATGGCCAGATGCATTCGCAGCACCaacagcaccagcagcagtcCCAAAACCAGGCATCGCACGTCGGCAACTCGGTCCTCCAGAGCAGTGGTGGCAACAACATGGGCAGCAATGGAGGAGGCTCCAGTGGAGCGGGTAATCAAGCTGCCTGCTACTACGAGACGGGGGCAGGAACCGCTGCACCACCTCCCCCGCCGGCGGCTGCCATGTATCCCAGCATGAGTGTGAATGTCAGCATGAACATGACCATGCATCATGGTTATGGGGCCGGGGATGCCAGTGGAGTGCCGATGCAGTGCTCCCAGATGAACTGGACGCCACCGAGCAACTCCTCctcggcggcagcagcagcggcggcggtgAATGTTCTCTATCCACCGCTCCTGAGTCCCGGTCACTATCCCGCCTCGGCCACGTACTCCTTTACGGCGGATTTCCGTGCGCCGGCTCCCACGGGCTTGGGTTCCTTGCCACCGCTGACGGTGGGCGAAAAGGAGTCGCCATCGCCGCCGGCCAACTCCGCCTTGGGTGGCTACTATCCCACGGGCGTGAGCAATCAGGGATACACGCCACCACACAAGAGTCCCAGCAGCTACCACCAGGCGGCGGCATTGGGATTAAGTCTGTCCGCCTTTGAGGATGAGGAGGACAGCAACGAGGATCTGGACGGGGACGAGGGCAGCAGTGGCGGCGAGATGAAACCCAATCTGTGCCGTCTGTGCGGCAAGACGTACGCCCGACCCAGCACGCTCAAGACCCACCTGAGGACCCATTCCGGCGAAAGACCCTATCGATGCCCCGACTGCAACAAGAGCTTCTCCCAGGCCGCCAACCTGACGGCCCATGTACGCACACACACTGGCCAGAAGCCGTTCCGATGCCCCATCTGCGACCGGAGATTCTCGCAGAGCTCCAGCGTCACCACGCACATGCGCACCCACTCCGGCGAACGACCCTACCGCTGCTCCTCCTGCAAGAAGTCCTTCTCGGACAGCAGCACTCTCACCAAGCACCTGCGAATCCACAGCGGCGAGAAGCCCTATCAGTGCAAGCTCTGCCTGCTCAG GTTCTCGCAGTCGGGAAATCTCAATCGGCACATGCGCGTccacggcaacaacaacagcaacaatggCAGCAATGGTGGAACCGGAGTTGGGGGCGAGTCCTCCGGCGGAAGCGGCAGTGGGGGTGGCAACAGCCTCCTCACATGA